cactttttattttattttagtaatttttataaaaaaattaaatatatcaaaattagattgcatgtatatttatttcatcCTCAGTtgtgaattaaattattattatatattacatattttattcattaagtGATTATTATCAATGATTAATACAATAAATGATTTGTAACAAAATACATTTAACTTGATATTATCTTCTTAATTgatcttaaaaagaaattaaacaaaagtgaaggattaaattttaaaaattgaattacatCTAATAATTCCTGCTGGTATAGTTAATGACAAGGCAACTCTaagatgtatattttattttccttttgtaGGGGTATAATTGGCAACAAAGTTACCTAATTTggaatttagtttaattttccACTAAGGTTGGACTTGAaacttaaccttttctttggCTGTTTTAAGAATTTAGATTCAGAAAGTTAAATAATcttatagaaagaaaatggtgaaaatgaTATGTGGATTTAAAAACAAGTATGTATACTACTGTAAAATGGCTTCTTTTCTTACAACAAATTTCagaaccaaaataaaatagaaagaattgGTAATTAACATATCTTATGGATGTGATTAATCagctctttttatttttttttttaattattttgtgatCATGAAAACAAGCTTTATATTTAACATTCAACTTGCACAtgctttatatataaaatatatgaattggCAGCCAAGTTCATGAGCCATAGTCCTACCTTACCACCAAAAAACCTACCATATGGGACCTCCAAGACACCACTCAAGGGCCTAATGAATATGTCCATTTATAGGTCGAGAATTCTCTGTAGACGAAGAGATGTCAAAATATGTGCCTTTactaatattagaatataaggCTATTCTTTCTCAAAGTCAAATTTAGGTTTGCTCCGCCCAACGTGTATCTTAACGAATGAACTATTATTTctacaaattaaatataaattttacacataattattttattcttaatattacttttataagtgttaattttttttttcttttaaaatccCACAACCCTAATGGCGTAATAAGTCGAGTGAATGGTTATGAAAACGAACCATTAAAAGGTGACCAGGAGAAGTGAAAAATCAAGCCAACGGATGAAGAATTGGCTAGACCATAAGAGCCGTAGGAAAACCTTAGCAGGCCTTAAGGAAGATCCTGCAGCTCAAGAAAATAATGGCTAGAAACAAGCCAAGAGGCTAATTCAGGAGCTAAcatgaataaagaaaagactCAATTAGGTTACAGAAGGACTCGAGACATAATCGAGTAGCTGCTGCAGATATAATACTGAATGTTATTTTACCAAATATCAGAAATGGAGAGAAAAGGTATAAGGAAGCATAGTGGTAAGAAGACAAAAGAGAAATACATTGTGTTCTAACAAGAGCCATTGCCACTTGTGAGAATCTCGTTTTCCGGGGGAAATAACATGGTTCCTTCATTTCTGTTTTGGTAAAGAAAATAGAGCAAAGCAACACATAATTATCGCCTAATATCTTGCACTAATTCTAGGTATCAAGCAGCAAACAAAAGCCAcaacatttatttatatatatatatatatatatatatatatatatatatatatacccatAATGAAAGGAGAAAATGAAAGGATACAACAAAGGTGTTGGCCCATTTTTGGACGTTTCCTTCaggaaaaattaaatcattaggGAAGAGACTATAAAGCATATTCATTCATGTCTCTTGGTTCTTATCAATTTGAATCATATTATGATAATGActcaaaatatgaaaaagaaaaccaatgTTGGAATGTTTTTAGATCACAATCttggttttattattattattattattattattattattattattattatggcGACGAAAGTTGAAGTTTTACACCGTGAGttaaatatctatttatttagttattaaaagatatatctaTTTTAATGTATTAAAATACAGCTTATAGCTAATAGACTAGTaactgataaattaaaaaatttaataaatttttattaatgttagTATATTGAACAACAATTCAAgctgtaatttattttattatattatttaaatagtataaattaataaaaatagcttgtaataattaacaataatattatagttaattttattttactcaattgaatctattattataatatttataaaacttataTCAAAAGAATGGATTAAATTTCCACTAATAAGAATTTCTTGATTTCAAATGCTgtgattataaatattataattatttaatttttaaaataataattaatttaactgtatcaaatcaattcaaaataagtaattattaataagttttaataaggATAATATTATCCAAATAAATACAAAGATCAAATTAGCTATCAACTgataaaaatgattttaaaatagagCTAACATAATCATTAATTGATTAAGACTAAATCATCCATCATCTACTGATTTTTAAgtcttattaaataatttaatttatagttatttaGTGAGAAACAACTACCAACTGTATAAAACTTCTGAACTAAATATCCTTTAAATTAATACTCTCAAATACAtacatttttctataaaaatacttatattaaatattaaatccgCTGAGTTCAGTTAAACTTAAATTGAAAGTTTTCAATCAAAACCAATGGGATTTATTtgggtttttaatttttaaaattaaactgaaaaccaaattagaaaataacctcagaGCTTATATCTGTTATCATGTTTGCTAGAGACAAGATTAAGCTTTCCATCATTGATGTATAGAAAATGAATGGAGTACAGGATGAGTAGTGATCTGGGTACACATCTCACACTGTAAAATGTAAAGGATTTGCTAAAACCTTTTGTGTTTAACAATTGTTTTATTGTtgttcaaagaaaatagtattgaaaagaaaaaatcactttattatgtatattggcctatctaaataatttttgcaatttcattgtttaatatgatagCTCATAAAACTTGGAAGGAATATTAATCAATCCAGGAGAGAAGAGATGATGATGCAGAGGAAGCCTGGCCTTAATATCTTGATTAAggatataaaatagaatacaGAATGGGAAATTTGTatgggaaaaaaaaattatatatatagactaAAAAAGGGAAAAGCCAAGTCTTAGCTCAAGATCTAAGTCTTGGGTTGCACCTAGGCACAGCCCCTTGACCTCTTCTTGAAGATGAACTTTCTTCATGGAATTtggttttgatattttagtaaAGAAAGGGAATAAAGGCAATGGTAATTCATCACATCTCCATCTCTTTCTACTAACATTCTCCTTCTTGCCATCACTTTCTGCAACTTCAGGTTTTTGACTATTCTCTTCAGTTAAAGGAGTTGAAAATTTAGCAATACTGTCAGGATCATAAACCAGAATGTTATGCAGATTTTGACGTTGATGCTGCTGCGGCTGCTGCTTATGGTGATGAAGATAGTCGTTTTCGATACCAGGAGACTGCTTTAACCTTGCTCTATCTCTCCTGTGAACGTTCATGTGACCACCTAAAGCCTGAGCTGACCCGAATTCTCTGCCACAGAAATTGCAAATATATGATCTTGGAGGCCACACGAAGGCACCAAAAGCTCCTGCTGCATCTTCTGCAAATGCATCTTCTTCGCAGCATCTCGCTCGCTCCATTTCTCACTATTAGAAGCTTGTGCTGTATGTATATCTTCTTCTACCCTGTAAGAACTTTTGTATAATTCAGTAAAGAATCAAGGAAGTTAAAGCACCTCACTTTGTGCAATTTTGTTGTTGTATTACTATATTTCTACGTACTTGTGTGCCCTGTAAAGGAACAATATGAAAGGGTTTTACGCAAAGTTTGAGGCGATTGATCCTTTCTTGATCTTATGAAACTTGTAGGAAATTTGAACTATATATAGTCTATCAGCTTTTCATTATTTGTAAAGGGTATTACTAATAATCACTATAATTTTCAGTAATCAGCTTCCAAGTCAGTCAACAATTCAGCTTTCGGTCTTCTTGAGAAATTTCTATGCTGTGGGGTCAGTCTTGAGCAATTTTTGACTTCCCATGTTGGTTCTCACACTAGTTTGAAATATTATAGCGagctaatattaaaaatgttccactaaattttatatatataatttaaatatattttatttgttcacttaatttaaatttagttatttcataaataaaagatggatacgtaataaaaataatcaataaaaaaataattaaaaaatatgatatatcaaattttaattggtAAGAtgatcaattataaataaaattaaaatcaaataaattaaaattttaggattaaattaaaattataaatatttataatattatctcTAATATCATTTACGTAGCCgaagaaaagaaggagaaaaagaaaaaggaaaagaaaaaagcttaACTAAGTGGGTTTTAATCAATTCCGGAGATCGAGAATGGAAGAAACTTTAATTTTCGTATATTTATCATCATAATGATTAATTGTAAAAGTTAATCAATCATTAATCTCTCATGGTTTCGGTTTCTCTGTAGGGAACCCGAATTGATTTTGACTCTTATAATAAAAgcgataaattttaattaatatttatagacaATTACGATGAAAAATTctagtttaaaatttatttaattttatttataaaaatattaatcgaTAACGCTATAATTCtcgaataaaaatattaatctgATCCAAATTAATAGATCAGACATATTAAGATCAAATTAGAGTCTATAAAAATATCACGGATCTAAATTAtgataagtatatatatatatatagtgataaattttttaaatattttgttattagttAAAATCTAGTCAACTAAAGAAGTGGAAATATTACtataatatttgatttatattaaacaataGTATCATAATATAGAGTATACGTTTGGATTCCTAAATTTAGAAGTATCCTTTTGTCTGTTCAGTGAGCCTGCTAGGAATTTCTTAGCTTGGTCTTCCTTCCAGGGTGAATGAATATTATACCTCATCAAAGTCTTTCCCTCAACTTCACGTCAAAATTAGTCAATAATCAATACAGGACAtttcattttccatttcttCTTAACTAATACCATAAATGTGTAATGAccaattcaaataaatattctaagTTTGAATTGCTTTGCTATTGACACCAACATACGATTTAAGCTGTTTCTACTCTACTATGTTATCACTTTTATAATGAgtgtaaaaaaaatagagaattcTTGTCTAGTCCCGGTATATGTTCTCACTGTAGATAATCGAtccatatttattaattttaaataataggttatatatcaatcattcaatacaaaaatataaaatatttgtagaGGTAGGCATTCGGTCGGTTCGGTTTAAAATCGAATCGAACCATGTCTATTGAATAAACTGaactaattttgaaaataaactaaacaCCATGCTCCCAAGTGGCTctcatga
The Ricinus communis isolate WT05 ecotype wild-type chromosome 1, ASM1957865v1, whole genome shotgun sequence DNA segment above includes these coding regions:
- the LOC8284108 gene encoding transcriptional regulator SUPERMAN, which produces MERARCCEEDAFAEDAAGAFGAFVWPPRSYICNFCGREFGSAQALGGHMNVHRRDRARLKQSPGIENDYLHHHKQQPQQHQRQNLHNILVYDPDSIAKFSTPLTEENSQKPEVAESDGKKENVSRKRWRCDELPLPLFPFFTKISKPNSMKKVHLQEEVKGLCLGATQDLDLELRLGFSLF